From a region of the Takifugu flavidus isolate HTHZ2018 chromosome 18, ASM371156v2, whole genome shotgun sequence genome:
- the fmc1 gene encoding protein FMC1 homolog: MATLSSPLRVCRGLLKELRAIQGPSYKKSPAYNYVMEQFRKNKVTSERHCRAVQEAHHDSQTYLCLLVSTRNHLVLHNIYHAKGERSAEEVAGVVGLRLPTQPGGKGWEK, translated from the exons ATGGCGACGCTGTCGTCTCCTCTGCGAGTCTGCCGCGGGTTACTGAAAGAATTACGTGCAATTCAGGGGCCGAGTTACAAAAAGTCACCGGCCTACAACTATGTCATGGAACAGTTTCGTAAAAATAAG GTGACGAGCGAACGCCACTGCCGCGCTGTGCAGGAGGCCCACCACGACTCCCAAACCTACCTGTgcttgctggtgtctaccaggaaCCACCTGGTCCTGCACAACATCTACCACGCCAAAGGAGAGCGAAGCGCGGAGGAAGTGGCCGGGGTGGTGGGGCTCCGGTTGCCCACTCAGCCGGGGGGGAAAGGCTGGGAGAAGTAA
- the LOC130514828 gene encoding heme-binding protein 1-like gives MFGMIKNSLFGNTEKTEYILLSSETKDGVSFEVRRYDGAKFATISSEGRTFDQISGELVRKLLMYIGGSNEQGEAMGTATPTIITVYPRNDGVLSRRLIVAIRIPTIYQQSPPTPTDTAIKIEDRPGMTVYALQFGGFAGEGEYRAEALRLTRTLGETAPFQRKQYFCCSYDPPLKPYGRCNEVWFLQDEP, from the exons ATGTTCGGCATGATCAAGAACTCGCTGTTTGGAAACACGGAGAAGACGGAATATATCCTCCTCAGCAGTGAGACCAAG GACGGAGTTAGCTTTGAGGTACGGCGGTACGATGGGGCCAAATTTGCGACCATCTCCTCTGAAGGTCGAACCTTTGACCAAATctcaggtgagctggtgaggaAGCTGCTCATGTACATCGGCGGGAGCAACGAACAAG GCGAGGCCATGGGCACAGCGACGCCCACCATCATCACGGTCTACCCTCGGAACGACGGGGTTCTGTCTCGCCGCCTGATCGTCGCCATCCGTATTCCCACCATCTACCAGCAAAGCCCCCCGACCCCCACTGACACCGCCATCAAGATCGAGGACCGGCCCGGCATGACCGTCTACGCGCT ACAGTTCGGGGGCTTCGCGGGCGAGGGCGAGTACCGCGCGGAGGCCTTGCGCCTGACGCGTACTCTGGGAGAGACGGCGCCCTTCCAGCGCAAGCAGTACTTCTGCTGCAGCTACGACCCGCCGCTCAAGCCTTACGGCCGCTGCAACGAGGTGTGGTTCCTGCAGGACGAGCCTTAA